From one Bombyx mori chromosome 5, ASM3026992v2 genomic stretch:
- the LOC101737461 gene encoding protein windpipe, translated as MMTWTPVFSCFLAVSLLVAPSLATVCPESCVCSTTRDGLHRATCSNLAELYKFTLRQKHHNINILDLSHNNITKLNHELDRLTEVVTLDLSTNGIQNLNKFLHNAKKLVHLNLANNRIKELAMSHLPASVSSLDLTNNLLRDVPSDLGHLTSLEHLELEGNPLDCSCENILLRDRLIIANVVIDNVKCSLPTKLKGQSWLELKTKDICKSVKTEPQFLDMMMGDQAIDAAQVGEESNALKSMPLVAKSDLDDGKVIQSGDVGDDDDNLLFLKVGQSKTAAPSSSLNDIEGSGEGESTTLSDFLIEPKMNPRFHADLFTADEILPADNIQTTEDPIDGSGEGSGAIPLDFGSDLFEEETTTVVYEELNTHPVRRIFEDDFNTSTTEYPIPKPPAIFQGNDDWDNKGEPSSSTEKTTSSTARDTTVSEQIRVTAVSEVLGQRPADKDETPTPHKTGTYVCIAIIVMLLVSLIGFAIIKGQMRKRRDRRLLRQQKRDVEKASKEMVDMNKSLLGKPAVIENPIEKKVNGKYELVPTHELHQKKSENGDVANGINHAENNDPKTESPRDTNQNRSSSKDNNLAKTPSQQETSFESAPASPDSRKDNNSLSSEDLFVPLNDDENPRLNGTNDSDTSQPLINGDQNTDSDFLSPSREYVPVYSPDMGRVRIKMTETPKPKTPVLVTRSRSNAGDIIITPSENSNARKSTT; from the coding sequence ATGATGACGTGGACTCCTGTTTTCTCGTGTTTCCTGGCGGTGTCACTACTAGTGGCTCCCAGCTTAGCAACCGTCTGTCCCGAAAGCTGCGTTTGCAGTACTACTCGCGATGGCTTACATCGTGCCACGTGCAGTAACCTCGCCGAGCTTTATAAGTTCACCCTCCGCCAAAAGCaccataatattaatattttagatCTTTCCCACAACAACATTACGAAATTGAATCATGAGTTGGATCGGCTTACCGAAGTTGTCACGCTTGATCTGTCTACCAATGGTATTCAGAACTTGAACAAATTCTTACATAATGCAAAAAAATTGGTGCACTTAAACTTAGCAAACAACAGGATAAAAGAACTCGCCATGTCGCATTTACCGGCTAGTGTTAGCTCATTGGATTTGACCAACAATCTTTTAAGAGATGTTCCTTCAGATCTTGGGCATTTGACAAGTTTGGAACATTTGGAATTAGAAGGAAACCCATTAGACTGTTCTTGTGAAAACATTTTGCTTCGAGACCGATTAATCATAGCAAACGTAGTGATCGACAATGTAAAATGTTCTTTACCGACCAAACTAAAAGGCCAGTCTTGGCTCGAGTTAAAAACGAAAGATATTTGTAAATCAGTAAAAACTGAACCTCAGTTCTTAGATATGATGATGGGGGATCAAGCTATTGATGCTGCACAAGTTGGTGAAGAATCGAATGCATTAAAATCAATGCCTCTAGTAGCAAAAAGTGATTTAGATGATGGTAAAGTTATACAGAGTGGAGATGTTGGTGACGACGATGATAACCTTTTATTCCTCAAAGTCGGACAGTCTAAAACAGCTGCACCGTCATCCTCTTTGAACGACATAGAGGGTTCCGGAGAAGGGGAAAGTACTACACTATCTGACTTTTTGATAGAACCAAAAATGAATCCTAGATTTCATGCAGACCTATTCACTGCCGATGAAATCCTACCAGCTGATAATATTCAAACCACTGAAGATCCAATAGATGGATCCGGAGAAGGTTCTGGAGCTATCCCCTTGGACTTTGGTTCCGATTTGTTTGAAGAAGAAACGACGACAGTTGTGTACGAAGAATTAAACACGCATCCTGTGCGCAGAATTTTCGAAGATGATTTTAATACATCTACTACTGAATATCCCATCCCTAAACCACCTGCAATATTTCAAGGGAATGACGATTGGGATAACAAAGGCGAACCGTCAAGCTCTACAGAAAAAACTACATCATCTACAGCCCGTGATACTACCGTATCTGAGCAAATAAGAGTAACTGCGGTATCAGAAGTTCTTGGACAGAGACCAGCTGATAAAGACGAGACCCCTACTCCACATAAAACCGGAACTTATGTTTGCATAGCCATCATTGTAATGTTGCTTGTAAGTTTGATAGGTTTTGCAATAATTAAAGGACAAAtgagaaaaagaagagacaGGAGACTATTACGCCAACAAAAGAGAGACGTTGAAAAAGCTTCGAAGGAAATGGTAGACATGAACAAATCTTTACTCGGTAAACCGGCTGTTATTGAAAATCCCATAGAAAAGAAAGTGAATGGTAAATATGAATTGGTACCTACTCACGAATTGCACCAAAAGAAAAGCGAAAATGGTGACGTTGCCAATGGAATTAACCACGCTGAAAATAATGATCCAAAAACCGAGAGTCCTAGAGATACAAATCAAAATAGGAGTAGTTCGAAAGATAATAATCTTGCAAAGACTCCATCGCAACAGGAAACTTCATTCGAATCAGCTCCGGCTTCTCCTGATTCACGTAAAGACAACAATTCACTGTCGAGTGAAGACTTATTTGTACCGTTAAATGACGATGAAAACCCAAGATTAAATGGCACTAATGACTCTGATACGTCCCAGCCGCTTATAAACGGAGATCAAAATACGGATTCAGATTTCTTATCTCCGTCGCGTGAATACGTGCCAGTATATTCGCCAGACATGGGAAGGGTTCGCATAAAGATGACTGAGACACCGAAGCCCAAAACACCTGTTCTAGTCACCAGGAGTAGGTCGAACGCTGGAGACATCATAATAACTCCATCTGAAAATTCAAACGCGCGTAAATCGACCACTTGA